In a genomic window of Gossypium arboreum isolate Shixiya-1 chromosome 7, ASM2569848v2, whole genome shotgun sequence:
- the LOC108476748 gene encoding patellin-4-like yields the protein MGKNRGKILDQNMELHIREGNEKEHEENYEEPLLVHEDEKLIKRALIDFKFKVEDAMHGNYLFGIPDTHPCHNQTTTEIEQLNEIKLWGVSLMPSKPHEGTDTLLLKFLKSKNYVVHEALEKLRKTLAWRKDFKADEILEENLGPEFQKVAYLNTVDKEGRPVFYHVYGDLKDKPMQYLKKMISEENSDKFLRWRVQQMEKCIKELNFEPGGADSLIQVIDWKDFQGPHTKELRSVYRKCWTLLEEHYPGIIHQYVRSKHTHTNHYVYIFFDDSSYLFIAN from the coding sequence ATGGGGAAGAACAGGGGTAAGATTCTGGACCAAAACATGGAGCTTCATATTCGTGAAGGTAATGAGAAAGAACATGAAGAAAACTATGAAGAACCTCTTTTGGTTCATGAAGATGAAAAGCTAATAAAAAGGGCTCTGATTGACTTCAAGTTCAAAGTAGAAGATGCGATGCATGGGAATTATCTGTTTGGGATCCCTGACACTCATCCCTGCCATAACCAGACCACAACGGAGATTGAACAGCTTAATGAGATCAAACTCTGGGGTGTATCTTTGATGCCAAGCAAACCCCACGAAGGGACCGATACCCTGTTGTTGAAATTCTTGAAGTCGAAAAACTATGTAGTCCATGAGGCGTTGGAGAAGCTTCGGAAGACGTTGGCATGGCGGAAGGACTTCAAGGCTGATGAAATTCTGGAAGAGAATTTGGGTCCTGAATTCCAAAAAGTGGCTTACCTCAATACCGTAGACAAGGAAGGTCGCCCTGTCTTTTACCATGTTTATGGCGATTTGAAAGACAAGCCAATGCAGTAtcttaaaaaaatgatatcagAAGAGAATTCTGACAAGTTTTTAAGATGGAGAGTTCAACAAATGGAGAAGTGCATAAAAGAACTCAACTTTGAACCCGGTGGAGCTGACTCATTGATTCAGGTAATAGATTGGAAGGACTTTCAAGGACCTCACACTAAGGAACTTCGTTCTGTTTATCGAAAATGTTGGACGTTGCTTGAAGAACATTATCCTGGGATCATCCATCAATATGTAAGATCAAAACATACACATACAAACCATTATGTATACATATTCTTTGATGACTCATCATATTTGTTTATTGCTAATTAA
- the LOC108469384 gene encoding protein root UVB sensitive 2, chloroplastic, with the protein MNLLDKLKRQTKEEPGEVKAPQVQVPVYWLETSDTVSRRYEFEPDGYLSVKVVNDSRPVYHRVVESFLNKFFPSGYPYSVNEGYLRYTQFRALQHMTSAALSVLSTQSLLFAAGLRPTPAQATAVSWILKDGMQHMGKLICSNLGARMDSEPKRWRILADVLYDLGTGLEVLSPLCPHLFLEVAGLGNFAKGMAVVAARATRLPIYSSFAKEGNLSDLFAKGEAISTLFNVVGLGVGIQLASTVCSSMQGKLIAGPLLSIIHVFSVVEEMRAAPINTLNPQRTAMIVADFLKTGKVSSPADLRYREDLLFPGRLIEDAGNVKVGRALHKVVKPSKLQEWKEIFPEEKFVLSHGNKWTDMLLEHNATAEDALRGWLVAAYATSMEKSFHEPSASMLQDAYDKMNSIFTPFLCELQAKGWHTDRFLDGTGSRFAF; encoded by the exons ATGAATTTGCTG GATAAGCTGAAGAGGCAAACGAAGGAGGAACCGGGTGAAGTTAAAGCACCCCAAGTCCAAGTTCCAGTTTACTGGCTCGAGACCTCCGATACTGTCTCTCGTCGTTATGAGTTTGAACCCGACGGCTACCTCTCT GTGAAGGTGGTTAATGATTCAAGACCAGTATACCATAGGGTGGTTGAATCTTTCCTGAATAAGTTTTTCCCCTCTGGATATCCTTATAG TGTGAATGAGGGTTACCTTAGATACACACAATTTCGGGCATTGCAACACATGACAAGCGCAGCATTATCAGTTTTATCGACTCAG TCACTTTTATTTGCTGCAGGCTTGCGACCTACCCCTGCGCAGGCAACTGCAGTTAGCTGG ATATTGAAAGACGGAATGCAGCATATGGGAAAGCTCATATGCAGTAATTTAGGTGCAAGAATGGACTCAGAACCAAAACGTTGGAGAATTTTGG CTGATGTGCTCTATGATTTGGGTACTGGTTTGGAAGTTCTTTCACCTTTATGTCCTCACCTTTTTCTTGAAGTAGCAGGGCTCGGTAATTTTGCAAAG GGAATGGCAGTGGTTGCTGCAAGGGCAACTAGATTACCAATATATTCTTCATTTGCCAAAGAAGGGAATCTTAGTGACCTATTTGCAAAAGGAGAGGCCATATCAACACTTTTCAACGTGGTTGGGTTAGGTGTTGGGATTCAGTTGGCATCTACTGTTTGCTCATCAATGCAAGGGAAG TTGATTGCTGGGCCTCTTCTTTCCATCATACATGTGTTTAGTGTCGTCGAAGAAATGCGAGCTGCACCAATTAATACATTGAATCCTCAGAGGACTGCCATGATTGTGGCTGATTTTCTAAAG ACTGGAAAGGTATCTAGCCCTGCTGATCTCAGATACCGGGAAGACCTCCTATTTCCTGGACGGCTAATCGAAGATGCTGGAAATGTGAAAGTAGGAAGGGCTTTGCACAAGGTTGTCAAACCTTCAAAGCTTCAGGAATGGAAAGAAATATTCCCGGAAGAGAAGTTTGTTTTGAGCCATGGAAATAAATGGACTGACATGTTGTTAGAACATAATGCTACCGCAGAAGATGCACTGAGAGGTTGGCTAGTTGCTGCGTACGCCACAAGCATGGAGAAGTCCTTCCATGAGCCAAGTGCTAGTATGTTGCAAGATGCTTACGACAAGATGAACAGCATTTTCACTCCATTCCTGTGTGAGCTACAGGCTAAAGGTTGGCATACCGATCGTTTTCTTGACGGAACGGGAAGCCGTTTTGCATTTTGA